The following are encoded in a window of Mycolicibacterium tusciae JS617 genomic DNA:
- a CDS encoding (Fe-S)-binding protein, with amino-acid sequence METQMLIRIVAVVLMLALVGVFALKRVLFLTNLIRSGTKTSVENNRKDNLKKRITTQFEEVFGQTRLLKWSIPGMAHFFTMWGFFILGSVYVEAFGQVVDHDFHIPFVGRWDALGFLQDFFAVAVLLGIITFAIIRIVREPKKHGRDSRFYGSHTGGAWLILFMIFNVIWTYALVRGAGANTGALPYGNGAFFSQLMGWILHPLGESTNEWIETLALIGHIAVMLIFLLIVLHSKHLHIGLAPVNVTFKRMPDGLGPLLPVEYGGQRVDFEDPPEDAILGRGKIEDFTWKAYLDMTTCTECGRCQSQCPAWNTGKPLSPKLVIMNLRDHLFAKAPYILGDSEIPESPLENTPEGGVGEELRGEKHSEEHSHEHVPESGFERIMGSGPEQATRPLVGTLEEGGVIDPDVLWSCTTCGACVEQCPVDIEHIDHIVDMRRYQVMMESEFPGELGVLFKNLENKGNPWGQNSKDRTNWIDEVEFDVPVYGKDVESFEGYEYLFWVGCAGAYEDRAKKTTKAVAELLATAGVKYLVLGEGETCNGDSARRSGNEFLFQQLAAQNVETLKELFEGVERVDRKIVVTCPHCFNTLGREYPQVGGDYTVLHHTQLLNRLIRDKKLVPVKPPAGVGGEGLSITYHDPCYLGRHNKVYEAPRELIGASGAKLTEMPRHADRGLCCGAGGARMWMEEHIGKRVNVERTEEAMDTASTIATGCPFCRVMITDGVDDVAAARDVPKAEVLDVAQLLLNSLDTSSVTLPEKGAAAKEAEQAAEDRAARLEASAPTVEAEPEAEPEAEEAKPAAQATVDTKPVTGLGIAGGAKRPGAKKASTSDAGPADEKPAAAAPPVKGLGIAGGAKRPGAKKTAAPAAEAPTAAAEPAAEPEVKGLGIAAGARRPGAKKATAPKAEPAKPEPAAEPEAEPAKPEPEVKGLGIAAGARRPGAKKAAPAAPTPKPAAPQPEPEADSESGPAPEPSAEGNGEAAAEPVKGLGIAKGARPPGKR; translated from the coding sequence GTGGAAACGCAGATGCTGATCAGGATCGTCGCCGTGGTCCTGATGCTCGCCCTCGTCGGTGTATTCGCGCTCAAACGCGTCCTCTTCCTGACGAATCTGATCCGGTCGGGGACCAAGACCAGCGTCGAAAACAACCGTAAGGACAACCTCAAGAAGCGCATCACCACGCAGTTCGAGGAGGTCTTCGGGCAAACCCGGCTGTTGAAGTGGTCCATCCCCGGCATGGCCCATTTCTTCACGATGTGGGGCTTCTTCATCCTCGGCTCTGTCTACGTGGAGGCATTCGGCCAGGTCGTCGATCACGACTTCCACATCCCGTTCGTCGGACGCTGGGACGCGCTCGGCTTCCTGCAGGACTTCTTCGCCGTCGCGGTGTTGCTCGGCATCATCACGTTCGCGATCATCCGGATCGTCCGCGAGCCCAAAAAACACGGCCGCGACTCGCGCTTCTACGGTTCGCACACCGGCGGCGCCTGGCTGATCCTGTTCATGATCTTCAACGTCATCTGGACCTACGCACTGGTCCGCGGCGCCGGCGCGAACACCGGAGCCCTGCCCTACGGCAACGGGGCGTTCTTCTCGCAGCTCATGGGCTGGATCCTGCATCCGCTCGGCGAATCCACCAACGAGTGGATCGAGACGCTGGCGCTCATCGGACATATCGCGGTCATGCTGATCTTCCTGCTGATCGTGCTGCACTCCAAGCACCTGCACATCGGCCTGGCCCCGGTGAACGTCACGTTCAAGCGGATGCCCGACGGGCTGGGTCCGCTGCTGCCGGTCGAGTACGGCGGCCAGCGCGTCGACTTCGAGGATCCGCCCGAGGACGCCATCCTGGGCCGCGGCAAGATCGAGGACTTCACGTGGAAGGCCTACCTCGACATGACCACGTGCACCGAGTGTGGACGTTGCCAGTCGCAGTGCCCGGCATGGAACACCGGTAAGCCGCTGTCACCCAAGCTCGTGATCATGAACCTTCGCGATCACCTGTTCGCCAAGGCCCCGTACATCCTCGGTGACAGCGAAATCCCAGAATCACCGCTCGAGAACACCCCTGAAGGGGGCGTCGGCGAGGAACTGCGCGGCGAGAAGCACAGCGAAGAGCACTCGCATGAGCATGTTCCCGAATCGGGCTTCGAGCGCATCATGGGCTCCGGTCCGGAGCAGGCCACGCGTCCACTGGTGGGCACCCTCGAAGAGGGCGGCGTGATCGACCCCGACGTGCTGTGGTCGTGCACCACCTGCGGTGCATGTGTCGAACAGTGCCCGGTGGACATCGAGCACATCGACCACATCGTCGACATGCGCCGTTATCAGGTGATGATGGAGTCGGAGTTCCCCGGCGAGCTCGGTGTGCTCTTCAAAAACCTTGAGAACAAGGGCAATCCGTGGGGACAGAACTCCAAGGACCGCACCAACTGGATCGACGAGGTCGAATTCGACGTACCGGTCTACGGCAAGGACGTGGAGTCCTTCGAGGGATACGAGTACCTGTTCTGGGTGGGTTGCGCAGGTGCCTACGAGGACCGGGCCAAGAAGACCACCAAGGCCGTAGCCGAGCTGCTCGCCACCGCGGGCGTCAAGTATCTCGTGCTCGGCGAGGGCGAGACATGCAACGGCGACTCGGCCCGCCGGTCGGGCAACGAGTTTCTCTTCCAGCAGCTGGCGGCCCAGAACGTCGAAACGCTCAAGGAGCTTTTTGAGGGCGTCGAACGCGTGGATCGCAAGATTGTCGTCACCTGCCCGCACTGCTTCAACACCCTGGGTCGCGAGTATCCGCAAGTCGGCGGCGATTACACGGTGCTGCACCACACCCAGCTGCTGAACAGGCTGATCCGCGACAAGAAGCTGGTGCCGGTGAAGCCACCTGCCGGGGTAGGTGGAGAAGGATTGAGCATCACCTATCACGATCCCTGCTACCTCGGTCGGCACAACAAGGTCTACGAGGCGCCCCGTGAGCTGATCGGCGCGTCGGGGGCGAAACTCACCGAAATGCCGCGCCACGCGGACCGTGGCCTGTGTTGCGGCGCCGGCGGCGCACGGATGTGGATGGAAGAGCACATCGGTAAGCGCGTCAACGTCGAGCGCACCGAAGAGGCGATGGACACCGCCTCGACGATCGCCACCGGCTGCCCATTCTGCCGTGTGATGATCACCGACGGCGTGGACGACGTCGCCGCGGCCAGGGACGTCCCCAAGGCCGAGGTGCTCGACGTGGCCCAGCTGCTGCTGAACTCGCTCGACACGAGCAGCGTGACCCTGCCCGAGAAGGGCGCCGCGGCCAAGGAAGCAGAACAAGCAGCCGAGGATCGCGCCGCCCGCCTCGAAGCGTCGGCCCCCACTGTCGAGGCCGAGCCCGAGGCCGAGCCCGAGGCCGAGGAGGCCAAACCAGCGGCCCAGGCCACCGTCGACACCAAGCCCGTCACGGGTCTCGGTATCGCCGGAGGAGCCAAACGTCCTGGCGCCAAGAAGGCGTCGACCTCTGACGCAGGCCCGGCCGACGAAAAGCCTGCAGCGGCAGCACCACCCGTCAAGGGCCTCGGCATCGCCGGAGGCGCCAAACGACCGGGCGCCAAGAAAACTGCGGCCCCCGCCGCCGAAGCTCCCACTGCTGCGGCAGAGCCGGCCGCCGAGCCCGAGGTCAAGGGCCTTGGCATCGCCGCGGGTGCACGACGGCCGGGTGCCAAGAAGGCGACTGCGCCCAAGGCTGAACCAGCCAAACCCGAGCCCGCGGCTGAACCGGAGGCTGAACCAGCCAAACCCGAGCCCGAGGTCAAGGGCCTTGGCATCGCCGCAGGTGCACGCCGACCGGGAGCCAAGAAGGCCGCTCCTGCGGCACCGACTCCGAAACCTGCTGCGCCACAACCAGAACCAGAGGCCGACAGCGAATCTGGCCCTGCACCTGAGCCTTCCGCGGAAGGCAACGGCGAAGCGGCCGCAGAACCGGTGAAGGGTCTGGGTATCGCGAAGGGTGCCCGTCCACCCGGCAAGCGCTGA
- a CDS encoding pyridoxal phosphate-dependent aminotransferase, with translation MVDVTTHHVPFHAAGQHPRQRTFTQSSKLQDVLYEIRGPVHDHAARLEAEGHRILKLNIGNPAPFGFEAPDVIMRDIIQALPYAQGYSDSKGIMPARRAVFTRYELVEGFPKFDVDDVFLGNGASELIQMTLQALLDNGDQVLIPAPDYPLWTACTSLAGGTPVHYMCDETQGWMPDLADLESKITDRTKAIVVINPNNPTGAVYTHESLTQIADLARKHQLLLLADEIYDKILYDEAEHIAMASIAPDVLTLTFNGLSKAYRVAGYRSGWLVITGPKEHAASFIEGVSLLANMRLCPNVPAQHAIQVALGGHQSIDDLVLPGGRLLEQRDIAWTKLNEIPGVSCVKPQGALYAFPRLDPEVYDIVDDEQLVLDLLLQEKILVTQGTGFNWPTPDHLRIVTLPWARDLANAIERLGNFLVGYRQ, from the coding sequence ATTGTGGACGTGACCACGCACCACGTGCCTTTTCATGCCGCCGGACAACATCCGCGGCAGCGCACGTTCACGCAGTCATCGAAGTTGCAGGATGTTCTGTACGAGATCCGCGGTCCGGTGCATGACCACGCTGCGCGTCTCGAGGCAGAGGGCCACCGCATCCTCAAGCTGAACATCGGCAACCCCGCACCGTTCGGTTTCGAGGCGCCGGACGTCATCATGCGCGACATCATCCAGGCGCTGCCGTACGCACAGGGCTATTCGGATTCCAAGGGCATCATGCCGGCCCGTCGCGCGGTGTTCACCCGCTACGAACTCGTCGAGGGTTTTCCCAAATTCGACGTCGACGACGTCTTCCTGGGCAATGGGGCCTCCGAGCTGATCCAAATGACACTGCAGGCGCTGTTGGACAACGGTGACCAGGTGTTGATCCCCGCACCGGACTATCCACTGTGGACCGCATGCACCTCGCTGGCCGGCGGTACGCCCGTGCACTACATGTGCGACGAGACCCAGGGCTGGATGCCCGACCTCGCCGATCTCGAGTCGAAGATCACCGACCGCACCAAGGCGATCGTCGTGATCAACCCGAACAACCCCACCGGGGCGGTGTACACGCACGAAAGCCTCACGCAGATCGCCGATCTCGCGCGCAAGCATCAGCTGCTTCTGCTGGCCGACGAGATCTACGACAAGATTCTGTACGACGAGGCCGAACACATCGCGATGGCATCGATCGCGCCGGACGTGCTGACGCTGACCTTCAACGGGTTGTCGAAGGCCTACCGGGTTGCCGGATATCGGTCCGGCTGGCTGGTGATCACCGGGCCGAAGGAACACGCGGCCAGCTTCATCGAAGGCGTCAGCCTGCTGGCCAATATGCGGCTGTGCCCCAACGTGCCTGCGCAGCACGCCATTCAGGTGGCACTGGGCGGACATCAGAGCATCGACGACCTCGTCCTGCCGGGCGGCAGGCTGCTCGAGCAGCGCGACATCGCGTGGACGAAGCTCAACGAGATTCCCGGGGTGTCATGCGTGAAACCCCAAGGGGCGCTGTACGCCTTTCCACGGTTGGACCCCGAGGTCTACGACATCGTCGACGACGAACAACTGGTCCTCGACCTGCTGTTGCAGGAGAAGATCCTCGTCACTCAGGGCACCGGTTTCAACTGGCCGACTCCCGATCACCTACGCATCGTGACGCTGCCTTGGGCCCGCGACCTGGCCAACGCCATCGAGCGGCTGGGCAACTTCCTCGTCGGCTACCGCCAGTAG